One segment of Acidimicrobiales bacterium DNA contains the following:
- a CDS encoding bifunctional o-acetylhomoserine/o-acetylserine sulfhydrylase yields the protein MTDRDLGFETRQIHAGQQADPTTGAVAVPIYQTTSYRFDSAEHAANLFALAQPGNIYTRIMNPTQVVFETRMAALEGGIAETAAGVPGALAVSSGQSAETLTILNLAESGSHVVSSASLYGGTYNLFHYTLPKMGIEVSFIDDPDDLDAWRAAVRDNTKVFYGESIGNPRNDIFDLEGVSAIAHEHGIPLVIDNTVATPYLIRPLEWGADVVVHSATKFIGGHGTSIGGVIVDGGTFDYEASGRFPNFTEPDPSYHGLQYFPMLGHGAFIAKARVQLLRDLGTAISPQNVFYFLQGLETLSLRMERHVSNAQAVAEFLEGHDQVESVAYAGLASSRWYERAQRLAPKGAGSVPAFVIKGGQEAGRRFVEALELHYHVANIGDTRSLVIQPSTTTHSQLSEEEQLQSGVEPGLVRLSVGLETLDDIIADLERGFAAAAESRPVSGRAAPEHKPRHTLVLPGFDVPRPARQVSDARHERDAPELTSGTPCTILSVGQTIRSTGRIFLGGMNDNWTQRVGACQPDPPRGVRSLCWELC from the coding sequence ATGACCGACCGCGACCTGGGTTTCGAGACCCGCCAGATCCATGCTGGACAGCAGGCTGACCCCACGACCGGGGCGGTGGCCGTCCCCATCTACCAGACCACGTCGTACCGGTTCGACAGCGCCGAACACGCGGCGAACCTGTTCGCGCTCGCCCAGCCGGGCAACATCTACACGAGGATCATGAACCCCACCCAGGTGGTGTTCGAGACGCGGATGGCCGCGCTCGAGGGTGGGATCGCCGAGACCGCTGCTGGTGTCCCCGGAGCGCTCGCGGTCTCCAGCGGCCAGTCGGCCGAGACGCTGACGATCCTCAACCTGGCCGAGTCGGGCAGCCATGTGGTGTCGTCCGCCTCGCTCTACGGCGGCACCTACAACCTGTTCCACTACACGCTGCCCAAGATGGGCATCGAGGTCAGCTTCATCGACGACCCCGACGACCTCGACGCGTGGCGGGCCGCGGTCCGCGACAACACCAAGGTGTTCTACGGCGAGTCGATCGGCAATCCCCGCAACGACATCTTCGACCTCGAGGGGGTGTCGGCCATCGCCCACGAGCACGGGATCCCCCTGGTGATCGACAACACCGTGGCCACGCCCTATCTGATCAGGCCGCTCGAGTGGGGTGCCGACGTCGTGGTCCACTCGGCCACCAAGTTCATCGGCGGTCACGGCACCTCGATCGGTGGGGTGATCGTCGACGGTGGCACCTTCGACTACGAGGCGAGCGGGCGGTTCCCCAACTTCACCGAGCCCGACCCGAGCTATCACGGCCTGCAGTACTTCCCGATGCTCGGCCACGGCGCGTTCATCGCCAAGGCCCGGGTGCAGCTGTTGCGAGATCTGGGAACGGCGATCAGCCCGCAGAACGTCTTCTACTTCCTGCAGGGGCTCGAGACCCTGAGCTTGCGCATGGAGCGCCACGTCTCCAACGCGCAGGCGGTGGCCGAGTTCCTCGAGGGACATGATCAGGTGGAGTCGGTGGCCTACGCCGGATTGGCGTCGAGCCGGTGGTATGAGCGGGCCCAGCGTCTCGCCCCCAAGGGGGCCGGTTCGGTGCCGGCCTTCGTGATCAAGGGTGGTCAGGAGGCGGGACGCCGCTTCGTCGAGGCGCTCGAGCTGCACTACCACGTCGCCAACATCGGCGACACCCGCAGCCTGGTGATCCAGCCGTCGACCACGACCCACAGCCAGCTCTCCGAGGAGGAGCAGCTGCAGTCGGGGGTCGAGCCCGGCCTGGTGCGCCTGTCGGTCGGGCTCGAGACCCTCGACGACATCATCGCCGACCTCGAGCGAGGCTTCGCCGCCGCCGCTGAGTCGCGGCCGGTCTCTGGTCGAGCCGCTCCCGAACACAAGCCAAGGCACACCCTGGTCCTGCCCGGTTTCGACGTTCCGCGCCCCGCGCGGCAGGTCTCTGATGCGCGTCACGAGCGGGACGCGCCCGAGTTGACATCGGGCACACCGTGCACGATCCTGTCCGTTGGACAGACAA
- the ilvC gene encoding ketol-acid reductoisomerase: protein MANVLYAKDADRSLIADRKVAVIGYGSQGHAHALNLKESGIDVRVGLREGSSSVAKAEEAGLRVLSVADAAAEADLIMILLPDTEQGSVYAESIEPHLSEGDAIFFAHGFNIRFGQIVPPAGVDSAMVAPKGPGHLVRRTYSEGGGVPCLIAVSQDASGSAEALALAYADAIGGTRAGVLRTTFEEETETDLFGEQVVLCGGLTALVQAGFETLVEAGYQPESAYFECLHELKLIVDLMYEQGIGGMRYSVSDTAEYGDLTRGPRVINDAVKAEMKVILDEVRSGKFAEEWIAESRAGRPRFLELERRGHDHPIEKVGAELRQMMPWISAGKTRVQDVSGGQG from the coding sequence GTGGCCAACGTGTTGTACGCAAAGGACGCCGACCGATCGCTCATCGCCGATCGCAAGGTGGCGGTGATCGGATACGGCTCGCAGGGCCACGCCCACGCCCTCAACCTCAAGGAGTCGGGGATCGACGTGCGGGTGGGCTTGCGCGAGGGTTCCTCCTCGGTCGCCAAGGCCGAGGAGGCCGGCTTGCGGGTGCTCTCGGTCGCCGACGCTGCCGCCGAGGCCGATCTCATCATGATCTTGTTGCCCGACACCGAGCAGGGGTCGGTGTACGCGGAGTCGATCGAGCCGCACCTCTCAGAGGGCGATGCCATCTTCTTCGCCCACGGGTTCAACATCCGTTTCGGCCAGATCGTGCCGCCCGCGGGGGTCGACTCGGCCATGGTCGCGCCGAAGGGTCCGGGTCACCTGGTGCGGCGCACCTACAGCGAAGGCGGGGGAGTGCCGTGTCTGATCGCGGTGTCCCAGGATGCCAGCGGCTCGGCCGAGGCGCTGGCGCTGGCCTATGCCGACGCCATCGGCGGCACCCGGGCGGGGGTGTTGCGCACGACCTTCGAGGAAGAGACCGAGACCGATCTCTTCGGCGAGCAGGTGGTGCTCTGCGGAGGGTTGACGGCGCTGGTCCAAGCCGGGTTCGAGACCTTGGTCGAGGCCGGCTACCAGCCCGAGTCGGCCTACTTCGAGTGCCTCCACGAGCTCAAGCTCATCGTCGACCTCATGTACGAGCAGGGCATCGGCGGGATGCGCTACTCGGTGTCGGACACCGCCGAGTACGGGGACCTGACACGGGGCCCACGGGTGATCAACGACGCGGTGAAGGCCGAGATGAAGGTGATCCTCGACGAGGTCCGTTCCGGCAAGTTCGCGGAGGAGTGGATCGCTGAGTCCCGTGCTGGGCGTCCACGGTTCCTCGAGCTGGAGCGCCGGGGACACGACCACCCCATCGAGAAGGTGGGCGCCGAGCTGCGCCAGATGATGCCGTGGATCTCGGCGGGGAAGACCCGGGTGCAGGACGTGTCGGGCGGTCAGGGCTAA
- the ilvN gene encoding acetolactate synthase small subunit, whose translation MTEFGHRTLTVLVQNKAGVLARVAGLFARRGYNIESLAVAPTDDESLSRITIVVDVESAPLDQIVKQLFKLINVVSISELDPRHSVERELLLATVKAEGEERARVLELVQIFEAKILNVTHAAITVALEGSPVKVDDFEELLRPYGIVELQRTGRVALPKLERTP comes from the coding sequence ATGACCGAGTTCGGCCACCGCACCCTCACGGTCCTGGTGCAGAACAAGGCGGGAGTCCTTGCGCGGGTCGCGGGTCTGTTCGCCCGGCGGGGCTACAACATCGAGTCGCTGGCGGTGGCGCCGACCGACGACGAGTCGCTCAGCCGCATCACCATCGTCGTCGACGTCGAGTCGGCGCCGCTCGACCAGATCGTCAAGCAGCTGTTCAAGCTCATCAACGTGGTGTCGATCAGCGAGCTCGATCCGCGGCACTCGGTCGAACGTGAGCTGTTGCTCGCGACCGTCAAGGCCGAGGGGGAGGAGCGGGCCCGGGTCCTCGAGTTGGTGCAGATCTTCGAGGCGAAGATCCTCAACGTCACCCACGCGGCCATCACCGTCGCCCTCGAGGGGAGTCCGGTCAAGGTGGACGACTTCGAGGAGCTGCTGCGACCCTATGGGATCGTGGAGCTCCAGCGAACCGGTCGCGTGGCGCTCCCCAAGCTCGAACGAACCCCCTGA
- the ilvD gene encoding dihydroxy-acid dehydratase: MSDPMKPRSHEVTDGYERAPARAMLRAVGMTDADWGKPQVAIASSWNEVTPCNMPLDRLAKGSKQGVRDAGGYPLEFTTIAVSDGISMGHEGMRASLVSREVIADSVETVMHAERLDGMVTLAGCDKSLPGMLMAAARINLASVFLYGGSILPGNHNGTVLDITSVFEAVGARAAGNIDDAELDAIEREACPTIGACAGMFTANTMASVAEALGMSLPASASAAAVDRRRDEFAVASGAAVVNLLRLGIRPRDILTKGAFENAIAVTMALGGSTNAVLHLLAIANEAQVDLQLEDFNKVAARVPHLADTKPHGKYHMWDIDRIGGVPVVMAMLLEAGVLHGDEVTVTGKTVAENLAMIDPPGPDGEVVHRFDDPIHDIGGIAVLRGSLAPDGAVLKVAGIDFDHFEGRARVFDGEDAAMEAVLAGRIEAGDIVVIRYEGPKGGPGMREMLAITGAMKGVGRGGDAALLTDGRFSGGTHGFCIGHVAPEAVAGGPIAFVEEGDRILVDVASHRIDLLVDEDTLAARRADWKLPEPRYTTGVLAKFARLVQGAERGAVTEA; the protein is encoded by the coding sequence ATGAGCGATCCCATGAAGCCCCGATCCCACGAGGTCACCGACGGCTACGAGCGCGCGCCGGCACGGGCCATGCTCCGTGCGGTCGGCATGACCGACGCCGACTGGGGCAAGCCCCAGGTGGCGATCGCCTCGTCGTGGAACGAGGTCACGCCGTGCAACATGCCGCTCGACCGGCTCGCCAAGGGCTCCAAGCAGGGCGTCCGCGACGCTGGTGGCTACCCGCTCGAGTTCACCACCATCGCCGTCAGCGACGGCATCTCGATGGGCCACGAGGGGATGCGTGCCTCGCTCGTCTCCCGTGAGGTCATCGCCGACTCGGTCGAGACCGTGATGCACGCCGAACGCCTCGATGGCATGGTCACCCTGGCGGGATGCGACAAGTCACTGCCCGGCATGCTCATGGCCGCGGCCCGCATCAACCTGGCGTCGGTCTTCCTCTACGGGGGGTCGATCCTTCCCGGCAACCACAACGGCACGGTGCTCGACATCACCAGCGTGTTCGAGGCGGTGGGGGCTCGCGCGGCGGGGAACATCGACGACGCCGAGCTCGACGCCATCGAGCGCGAGGCCTGTCCCACCATCGGCGCCTGCGCCGGCATGTTCACCGCCAACACCATGGCGTCGGTGGCCGAAGCGCTGGGCATGTCGCTGCCGGCCAGCGCCTCGGCGGCCGCGGTCGACCGCCGCCGTGACGAGTTCGCGGTCGCCAGCGGTGCGGCGGTGGTGAACCTGTTGCGGTTGGGCATCCGCCCCCGCGACATCCTCACCAAGGGCGCGTTCGAGAACGCCATCGCGGTGACGATGGCCCTCGGTGGGTCCACCAATGCCGTGCTGCACCTGCTGGCCATCGCCAACGAGGCCCAGGTCGACCTGCAGCTCGAGGACTTCAACAAGGTGGCGGCCCGCGTGCCGCATCTGGCCGACACCAAGCCCCACGGCAAGTACCACATGTGGGACATCGACCGGATCGGTGGGGTTCCGGTCGTGATGGCGATGCTGCTCGAAGCCGGCGTGCTGCACGGTGACGAGGTGACCGTCACCGGCAAGACCGTGGCCGAGAACCTGGCCATGATCGACCCGCCGGGACCCGATGGCGAGGTCGTGCACCGCTTCGATGATCCGATCCACGACATCGGTGGCATCGCCGTGTTGCGAGGTTCGCTCGCTCCCGATGGCGCGGTGCTGAAGGTCGCGGGGATCGACTTCGATCACTTCGAAGGTCGGGCCCGGGTCTTCGATGGCGAGGACGCCGCCATGGAGGCGGTCCTCGCCGGTCGCATCGAGGCCGGCGATATCGTGGTCATCCGCTACGAGGGCCCCAAGGGTGGTCCCGGGATGCGCGAGATGCTGGCCATCACCGGCGCCATGAAGGGCGTGGGCCGCGGTGGCGACGCGGCGCTGCTCACCGACGGACGCTTCTCGGGAGGCACCCACGGCTTCTGCATCGGCCACGTCGCTCCCGAGGCGGTCGCCGGCGGGCCGATCGCCTTTGTGGAGGAGGGCGACCGGATCCTGGTCGACGTCGCGTCGCACCGGATCGATCTCCTGGTGGACGAGGACACCCTTGCCGCCCGCCGGGCGGACTGGAAGCTGCCCGAACCCCGCTACACCACCGGGGTGCTGGCCAAGTTCGCCCGGCTGGTCCAGGGGGCCGAGCGAGGGGCGGTCACCGAGGCCTGA
- a CDS encoding ABC transporter ATP-binding protein, producing MTPATDQHAAVTGEGITKRWGSTSVLEAASFRIGSGVTGLLGANGAGKTTLLGMILGLHRADSGTLTVLGHDPTALGAEVRARIGYSPEHHVLPPDMRAHDLVALIARVHGIPRRAATTRASDALWLVGLGEERYRAIGTMSTGQRQRVKLAQAIAHDPVLVLLDEPTDGLDPVQREEILALIRRIGTEFGIDVVLSSHLLDEVERVCDSVVILGNGGVLASGAIEDIRGDSTGIVAEVDDHLDLVAAALEAAGWIVAIDGTRLSVDLHPADVDRGLDAVRDAVSEANAPLRSLVPQRLSLEQVFLQELA from the coding sequence ATGACACCAGCGACCGACCAGCACGCCGCGGTGACCGGCGAGGGCATCACCAAGCGGTGGGGCTCGACGAGCGTGCTCGAGGCCGCATCGTTTCGCATCGGCAGCGGAGTGACGGGACTCCTCGGTGCCAACGGTGCCGGAAAGACGACCCTGCTCGGCATGATCCTCGGCCTGCACCGGGCCGACAGCGGCACCCTCACGGTCCTGGGCCACGATCCCACAGCGCTCGGGGCCGAGGTGCGGGCCAGGATCGGGTACTCACCGGAGCATCACGTGCTGCCGCCCGACATGCGGGCCCACGACCTCGTGGCCCTCATCGCCAGGGTGCATGGCATCCCCCGGCGGGCCGCCACCACCCGTGCCAGCGACGCCCTGTGGCTGGTGGGTCTGGGCGAGGAGCGCTACCGGGCGATCGGCACGATGTCCACGGGACAACGCCAGCGGGTCAAGCTCGCCCAGGCGATCGCCCACGATCCGGTGCTCGTGCTGCTCGACGAGCCCACCGACGGGCTCGACCCGGTGCAGCGCGAGGAGATCCTGGCGCTCATCCGACGTATCGGCACCGAGTTCGGCATCGACGTCGTGTTGTCCTCGCACCTGCTCGACGAGGTCGAGCGGGTCTGTGACTCGGTGGTGATCCTGGGCAACGGCGGCGTGCTCGCGTCGGGGGCCATCGAGGACATCCGGGGCGACAGCACCGGCATCGTGGCCGAGGTCGACGATCACCTCGACCTGGTGGCGGCCGCGCTCGAGGCTGCCGGTTGGATCGTTGCCATCGACGGCACGCGTCTGAGCGTGGACCTGCACCCCGCCGATGTCGACCGAGGGCTCGACGCCGTGCGCGACGCCGTCTCCGAGGCGAACGCCCCCCTGCGGTCGTTGGTCCCCCAGCGCCTCAGCCTCGAACAGGTCTTCCTGCAGGAGCTGGCGTGA
- a CDS encoding ABC transporter permease, giving the protein MSDGGPMSDAARIADQGYRSYGGPRHGTAGSIRAVTLHSIARVLGIRRGAMAKVLPVIIIVLSMLPAAVFVGMAAVLPGSLIEEGVLPSYGQYYGYITSAIVIFAAFVAPELLCTDRRTRLLGLLLASPLDRITYLLSKALAVAISLAVVTIGPPLLMLLAFTFEGAGPASPADWLTVLGRILLAGAVIAALHTSLSLAVSSFTDRNALASAGILLTLLLSGIVTSALINGAELSSTLAVLDLLGLPFELITRIYPDVDPARPELATGLVAAANAGWTLVFAVVVVVRYRRLVVTR; this is encoded by the coding sequence GTGAGCGATGGTGGGCCGATGAGCGACGCGGCACGCATCGCCGACCAGGGCTACCGCTCCTACGGCGGGCCACGCCACGGCACCGCCGGGTCGATCCGTGCGGTCACCCTGCACAGCATCGCTCGGGTGCTCGGCATCCGACGGGGAGCGATGGCCAAGGTGCTCCCGGTGATCATCATCGTCTTGTCGATGCTGCCCGCGGCCGTGTTCGTCGGCATGGCGGCGGTCCTGCCGGGGTCGCTGATCGAGGAGGGGGTGCTCCCCAGCTATGGCCAGTACTACGGCTACATCACCTCGGCCATCGTCATCTTCGCCGCGTTCGTCGCCCCCGAGCTGCTCTGCACCGACCGGCGCACCCGACTGCTGGGGCTGCTGCTTGCCTCGCCACTCGATCGCATCACCTACCTCCTGTCCAAAGCGCTCGCCGTGGCCATCTCGCTCGCCGTGGTCACGATCGGCCCGCCCCTGCTGATGCTGCTTGCCTTCACCTTCGAAGGGGCCGGACCCGCATCACCGGCCGACTGGCTGACGGTGTTGGGCCGGATCCTCCTGGCCGGCGCCGTCATCGCCGCGCTCCACACCTCGCTGTCGCTGGCGGTGTCGAGCTTCACCGACCGCAACGCGCTGGCCTCGGCCGGGATCCTGCTCACCCTCCTGCTCAGCGGCATCGTGACCAGCGCGCTCATCAACGGCGCCGAGTTGTCCTCCACGCTCGCGGTGCTCGACCTCCTCGGTCTTCCCTTCGAGCTGATCACCCGCATCTACCCCGACGTCGATCCGGCACGGCCCGAGCTGGCAACCGGACTGGTCGCCGCCGCCAACGCAGGCTGGACCCTCGTCTTCGCGGTCGTGGTCGTGGTGCGGTACCGGCGTCTGGTGGTCACCCGATGA
- a CDS encoding ABC transporter ATP-binding protein, whose product MSPATIHFDEASKHFGDLVAVSEVSFRIGGGVTALLGPNGAGKSTVLRMMCGMIAPTLGRVRVLDRDPRRETSLAGDIGLVSQHDGLFDRQRALEFVALAATLQGIADPTAAAAAALETVELDPADRRVLGTYSKGMRQRVKLAQALVHDPRVLILDEPLTGLDPRQRSHMIELFHRLGDEGRCVVVSSHVLDEVERIGSRILVIAQGRLAAEGDFRAIRALMDDRPHRIRLRSDHPRELAGALLAAGAAMAVRLDGADGVMVETTDIVTFRTSVATLARRSDARLYELVGLDDDLESVFRYLVGGR is encoded by the coding sequence ATGAGCCCGGCGACGATCCACTTCGACGAGGCCTCGAAGCACTTCGGCGATCTCGTCGCGGTGTCAGAGGTGAGCTTTCGGATCGGGGGCGGGGTGACGGCGCTGCTCGGCCCCAACGGTGCCGGCAAGTCCACGGTGCTGCGGATGATGTGCGGGATGATCGCTCCCACCCTCGGCAGGGTCAGGGTCCTGGATCGAGACCCCCGACGCGAGACCTCGCTGGCCGGCGACATCGGCCTGGTGTCCCAGCACGACGGCCTGTTCGACCGCCAGCGAGCACTGGAGTTCGTCGCCCTTGCCGCCACCTTGCAGGGCATCGCCGACCCGACCGCGGCCGCAGCCGCTGCCCTCGAGACCGTCGAGCTCGATCCCGCCGACCGACGCGTCCTCGGCACCTACTCCAAGGGCATGCGCCAGCGGGTCAAGCTCGCGCAGGCGCTCGTGCACGATCCCCGTGTGCTGATCCTCGACGAGCCCCTCACCGGGCTCGACCCGCGGCAGCGCTCGCACATGATCGAGCTGTTCCACCGTCTGGGCGACGAAGGGCGGTGCGTGGTGGTGTCGAGCCACGTCCTCGACGAGGTCGAACGCATCGGCTCGCGCATCCTCGTCATCGCTCAGGGCCGGTTGGCCGCCGAGGGCGACTTCCGCGCCATCCGGGCGCTGATGGACGACCGCCCCCACCGCATCCGCCTCCGCTCCGACCATCCTCGCGAGCTGGCCGGGGCGCTCCTGGCCGCGGGAGCAGCAATGGCGGTGCGCCTCGACGGCGCCGACGGCGTCATGGTCGAGACCACCGACATCGTCACCTTCCGGACCTCGGTGGCCACCCTCGCTCGGCGGAGCGACGCTCGCCTCTATGAGTTGGTCGGCCTCGACGACGACCTCGAGAGCGTCTTTCGCTACCTGGTCGGAGGTCGGTGA
- the gatB gene encoding Asp-tRNA(Asn)/Glu-tRNA(Gln) amidotransferase subunit GatB, whose translation MSDTVLPEGWEMVVGLEVHCELSTATKLFCGCPNQFGSEPNTNVCPVCLGLPGSLPVVNGSAVTYAMRLGRALHCEVRRSVFARKNYFYPDMPKDYQVSQYDLPTNVEGWLELPDGTRVGIERAHIEEDTGKSTHVGGGGRIHEAGYSLVDYNRAGVPLIEIVGKPDLRTAEQARQYVAELRAIILAIDVSDARMEEGSMRVDANVSVNRPGDPFGTRCEIKNLNSLRSLGRAIDYEALRQVDLLEAGERVIQQTRHWDEADGRTHTLRSKEEAEDYRYFAEPDLVPLEPSDDDVRAIDEALPPLPADRRRAVAEAAGVEPSAAAMTVERDLDPLALAAIEAGAAPDRVLTHIDNNLAVDGADRLDPRAFARLIAMETGGELTATQAKTVLADMVETGRGPEELASEHGFEAMDTGELASVVDGLIAEHPDEWASYCDGNQKVAGFFVGAVMKATKGQADGKVVTSLLRERAGS comes from the coding sequence GTGAGCGACACCGTGCTGCCCGAGGGATGGGAGATGGTCGTCGGCCTCGAGGTCCACTGCGAGCTCTCCACCGCCACCAAGCTGTTCTGCGGATGCCCCAACCAGTTCGGTTCCGAGCCCAACACCAACGTCTGCCCGGTGTGTCTCGGCCTGCCCGGTTCGCTGCCGGTGGTCAACGGGTCTGCGGTCACCTACGCGATGCGCCTCGGTCGTGCCCTGCACTGCGAGGTCCGCCGGTCGGTGTTCGCCCGCAAGAACTACTTCTATCCCGACATGCCCAAGGACTACCAGGTGTCGCAGTACGACCTGCCCACCAACGTCGAAGGCTGGCTCGAGCTGCCCGACGGCACCCGGGTCGGGATCGAGCGGGCCCACATCGAAGAGGACACCGGCAAGAGCACCCACGTCGGAGGAGGCGGTCGCATCCACGAGGCCGGGTACTCCCTGGTGGACTACAACCGGGCGGGCGTCCCGCTCATCGAGATCGTCGGCAAGCCCGACCTGCGCACCGCCGAGCAGGCGCGCCAGTACGTCGCCGAACTGCGGGCGATCATCCTCGCCATCGACGTGTCCGACGCCAGGATGGAGGAGGGCTCGATGCGGGTCGACGCCAACGTGTCGGTCAACCGCCCGGGCGACCCTTTCGGCACCCGGTGCGAGATCAAGAACCTCAACTCCCTGCGGTCGCTTGGCCGAGCCATCGACTACGAGGCCCTCCGACAGGTCGATCTGCTCGAAGCCGGCGAGCGGGTGATCCAACAGACCCGCCACTGGGACGAGGCCGACGGTCGGACCCACACGTTGCGCTCCAAGGAGGAGGCCGAGGACTACCGCTACTTCGCCGAACCCGACCTGGTACCGCTCGAGCCCAGCGACGACGATGTCCGGGCCATCGACGAGGCGCTCCCGCCGCTGCCCGCCGACCGTCGACGGGCCGTGGCCGAAGCAGCAGGGGTCGAACCGTCGGCCGCGGCCATGACCGTCGAACGCGACCTCGACCCCCTCGCCCTCGCGGCGATCGAAGCCGGCGCCGCTCCCGACCGCGTGCTCACCCACATCGACAACAACCTCGCCGTCGACGGCGCCGACCGCCTCGACCCCCGGGCCTTCGCCCGCCTCATCGCCATGGAGACCGGCGGTGAGCTCACCGCCACCCAGGCCAAGACGGTGCTCGCCGACATGGTCGAAACCGGACGCGGCCCCGAGGAGCTCGCGTCCGAGCACGGGTTCGAGGCCATGGACACCGGCGAGCTGGCGTCGGTCGTCGACGGGCTGATCGCCGAACACCCCGACGAGTGGGCGAGCTACTGCGACGGCAACCAGAAGGTCGCCGGGTTCTTCGTCGGCGCGGTCATGAAGGCCACCAAGGGACAGGCCGACGGCAAGGTGGTGACCTCACTGCTGCGTGAACGGGCCGGCAGCTGA
- the gatA gene encoding Asp-tRNA(Asn)/Glu-tRNA(Gln) amidotransferase subunit GatA, translating into MTAASLSAAVRSGERSALAVVDEHLAAIEAREDQIHAFNLVTAEAARSVAAAIDQRVEAGEDPGPLAGVPIALKDNLCTRGVATTCSSRILDGWRPPYDATVVQRLADAGAVMVGKTNLDEFAMGSSTENSAFGPTRNPHDTSRVPGGSSGGSAAAVAAGFSPLALGSDTGGSIRQPAALCGVVGVKPTYGLVSRYGLIAFASSLDQIGPFATTVDDAAMVLEVIGGHDPADSTSIPRAVPPVRRHLTDGVAGLRVGVVTELSGEGIAPDVARRVNEAAEVLAAAGAEVAEASVPAAVYGLSAYYLIAPAEASSNLARYDGVRYGLRVDAATTPEMNLATRTAGFGDEVKRRIMLGTYALSAGYYDAYYGKAQKVRTLIIRDFTAAYQRFDVLLSPTSPTTAFPLGDKTADPLTMYLNDVCTIPSNLSGDPAMSVPFGTGDDGLPVGVQVLAPSLGEIDMFRTAAVLEAAAVREEVTS; encoded by the coding sequence ATGACCGCCGCGTCGCTGTCTGCCGCGGTCCGGTCGGGCGAGCGCAGCGCGCTCGCCGTCGTCGACGAGCACCTCGCCGCCATCGAGGCTCGTGAGGACCAGATACACGCCTTCAACCTGGTCACCGCCGAGGCCGCCCGTTCGGTCGCGGCCGCGATCGACCAGCGGGTGGAGGCGGGGGAGGACCCCGGCCCCCTCGCCGGCGTGCCCATCGCCCTCAAGGACAACCTCTGCACCCGGGGTGTCGCCACCACCTGCTCGTCGCGCATCCTCGACGGGTGGCGGCCGCCCTATGACGCCACCGTGGTGCAGCGCCTCGCCGACGCGGGGGCGGTGATGGTCGGCAAGACCAACCTCGACGAGTTCGCCATGGGCAGCTCCACCGAGAACTCGGCCTTCGGCCCCACCCGCAATCCCCACGACACCTCCCGGGTCCCCGGGGGCTCAAGCGGCGGTTCGGCGGCCGCGGTCGCGGCCGGGTTCTCGCCGCTGGCCCTCGGGTCCGACACCGGAGGTTCGATCCGCCAGCCGGCGGCGTTGTGCGGCGTGGTCGGGGTGAAGCCGACCTACGGGCTGGTGTCGCGCTACGGGCTGATCGCCTTCGCCTCGTCGCTCGACCAGATCGGTCCGTTCGCCACCACCGTCGACGACGCGGCGATGGTCCTCGAGGTCATCGGCGGTCACGATCCCGCCGACTCCACCTCGATCCCCCGAGCGGTACCACCGGTCCGCCGTCACCTCACCGACGGTGTCGCCGGTCTGCGGGTGGGCGTCGTGACCGAGCTCTCCGGTGAGGGCATCGCCCCCGATGTGGCCCGCAGGGTGAACGAGGCGGCCGAGGTCCTGGCCGCCGCCGGGGCCGAGGTCGCCGAGGCGTCGGTCCCCGCTGCGGTCTACGGCCTGTCGGCGTACTACCTGATCGCCCCCGCCGAGGCGTCGAGCAACCTGGCCCGCTACGACGGTGTGCGCTATGGCCTCCGCGTCGACGCGGCCACGACCCCGGAGATGAACCTGGCCACCCGCACCGCGGGGTTCGGCGACGAGGTCAAGCGGCGGATCATGCTCGGCACCTACGCCCTGTCCGCCGGCTACTACGACGCCTACTACGGCAAGGCCCAGAAGGTGCGCACGCTGATCATCCGCGACTTCACCGCTGCCTACCAGCGCTTCGACGTCCTGTTGTCGCCCACCTCGCCCACCACTGCCTTCCCCCTCGGCGACAAGACCGCCGACCCGCTCACCATGTATCTCAACGACGTGTGCACGATCCCGTCCAACCTCTCCGGCGACCCCGCCATGTCGGTCCCCTTCGGTACCGGTGACGACGGCCTGCCGGTCGGGGTCCAGGTGTTGGCACCGTCCCTCGGCGAGATCGACATGTTCCGGACCGCGGCGGTGCTCGAAGCCGCCGCCGTGCGCGAGGAGGTGACGTCGTGA
- the gatC gene encoding Asp-tRNA(Asn)/Glu-tRNA(Gln) amidotransferase subunit GatC, with product MSAPISRDEVAHVADLARLQLADDELDHFTEQLAAVLEHARDVGALDVTGVEPTAHPYPLANVFRPDEVRPTLDRDEVLTEAPSAEDAMFRVPPVLGETP from the coding sequence ATGTCTGCCCCCATCTCCCGGGACGAGGTCGCCCACGTGGCCGATCTCGCCCGCCTGCAGCTCGCCGACGACGAGCTCGACCACTTCACCGAACAGCTCGCCGCGGTGCTCGAGCACGCACGCGACGTCGGCGCCCTCGACGTCACCGGCGTCGAGCCCACCGCTCATCCCTATCCGCTGGCGAACGTGTTCCGGCCCGACGAGGTGCGCCCGACCCTCGACCGCGACGAGGTGCTCACCGAGGCCCCCTCGGCCGAGGACGCCATGTTCCGGGTGCCGCCCGTGCTGGGGGAGACACCATGA